One part of the Leclercia sp. LSNIH1 genome encodes these proteins:
- the phnJ gene encoding alpha-D-ribose 1-methylphosphonate 5-phosphate C-P-lyase PhnJ, producing MANLSGYNFAYLDEQTKRMIRRAILKAVAIPGYQVPFGGREMPMPYGWGTGGIQITASVIGEADVLKVIDQGADDTTNAVSIRQFFTRVTGVNTTERTEDATLIQTRHRIPETPLVEDQILIFQVPIPEPLRFIEPRETETRTMHALEEYGVMQVKLYEDIARFGHIATTYAYPVKVNGRYVMDPSPIPKFDNPKMDMMPALQLFGAGREKRIYAVPPYTRVESLDFDDHPFTVQEWDEPCAICGSKHSYLDEVVLDDTGKRMFVCSDTDFCRQQSEANSQ from the coding sequence ATGGCTAACCTCAGCGGCTACAACTTTGCTTATCTGGATGAGCAAACCAAACGCATGATCCGCCGCGCCATTTTAAAAGCGGTCGCCATCCCCGGCTATCAGGTGCCGTTCGGTGGCCGTGAAATGCCCATGCCCTACGGCTGGGGCACCGGCGGGATTCAGATCACCGCCAGCGTGATTGGCGAAGCGGATGTGCTGAAGGTGATTGACCAGGGGGCGGACGACACTACCAACGCCGTCTCGATCCGCCAGTTCTTTACGCGCGTGACGGGGGTGAACACCACCGAGCGCACCGAAGACGCCACGCTGATCCAGACCCGCCACCGCATCCCGGAGACCCCGCTCGTTGAAGATCAGATTTTGATTTTCCAGGTGCCGATCCCCGAACCGCTGCGCTTTATCGAGCCGCGCGAAACCGAAACCCGCACCATGCACGCCCTGGAAGAGTACGGCGTAATGCAGGTGAAGCTGTATGAGGATATCGCCCGCTTCGGCCATATCGCCACCACCTACGCCTACCCGGTGAAGGTCAACGGGCGCTACGTGATGGACCCGTCGCCAATCCCGAAGTTCGATAACCCGAAGATGGACATGATGCCCGCCCTGCAACTCTTTGGCGCCGGGCGCGAAAAACGCATCTACGCCGTGCCGCCCTACACGCGGGTTGAGAGCCTCGACTTTGACGATCACCCGTTTACGGTGCAGGAGTGGGATGAGCCGTGCGCCATCTGTGGGTCGAAGCACAGCTATCTCGACGAAGTGGTGCTGGATGACACCGGCAAACGGATGTTTGTCTGCTCCGATACCGATTTTTGCCGCCAACAGAGCGAGGCCAACAGCCAATGA